From a single Streptomyces sp. 1331.2 genomic region:
- the lysA gene encoding diaminopimelate decarboxylase, translating to MSQLIARPATATPTTDAPAADAPADVLGGPWPASARPGRSGDLLVGGVGLAEAAERFGTPLYVLDEGEVRARARAYRRALPHADVLYAAKAFLCSAMADWVADEGLGLDVCSAGELRLAVSAGFPAQRILLHGNAKSPEELRLARRLRVGRIVIDGPAEIARLAALVAADTPQKVLVRVVPGIAAGHHAAVRTGVGGQKFGFPIEGGDAADAIARVLDQPGLELAGLHCHLGSQITQVEPYLRAVDALVGLLAQVRDRHGVELPELDLGGGHGIKYLPDDEELDLAEFAVRVTDRLAVRCAETGLAVPRLVVEPGRAVAGPSAVAVYRVLSVKHTADGRCFVAVDGGMSDNPRPALYGSPYSVRLVGRRSEAGSARVDVVGRHCEAGDVLVRGAALPADLRPGDLLAVPAAGAYQLSMASGYNLVGRPAVAAVRDGRARLLIRRETVEDLRLREVGR from the coding sequence ATGTCCCAGCTCATCGCCCGCCCCGCCACCGCAACCCCGACCACTGATGCCCCCGCGGCCGACGCCCCCGCCGACGTGCTCGGCGGCCCCTGGCCGGCCTCGGCGCGGCCCGGCCGGAGCGGCGACCTGCTGGTCGGCGGGGTCGGGCTGGCCGAGGCCGCCGAGCGGTTCGGCACCCCGCTGTACGTGCTGGACGAGGGCGAGGTCCGGGCCCGCGCCCGGGCCTACCGGCGGGCACTGCCGCACGCCGACGTGCTGTACGCGGCCAAGGCCTTCCTGTGCAGCGCCATGGCCGACTGGGTGGCCGACGAGGGCCTTGGCCTGGACGTCTGCTCCGCCGGCGAACTCCGGCTGGCCGTCTCGGCGGGCTTCCCGGCGCAGCGGATCCTGCTGCACGGCAACGCCAAGTCCCCGGAGGAGCTGCGGCTGGCCCGGCGGCTGCGGGTCGGGCGGATCGTCATCGACGGCCCGGCGGAGATCGCCCGGCTGGCCGCGCTGGTGGCTGCCGACACCCCGCAGAAGGTGCTGGTGCGGGTCGTCCCGGGCATCGCGGCCGGGCACCACGCGGCGGTGCGGACCGGCGTCGGCGGACAGAAGTTCGGCTTCCCGATCGAGGGCGGCGACGCCGCGGACGCCATCGCCCGGGTGCTCGATCAGCCGGGCCTCGAACTCGCCGGTCTGCACTGCCACTTGGGATCACAGATCACCCAGGTGGAGCCGTACCTACGGGCGGTGGACGCGCTGGTCGGCCTGCTGGCGCAGGTCCGGGATCGGCACGGCGTCGAGCTGCCCGAGCTGGACCTCGGCGGCGGCCACGGCATCAAGTACCTGCCCGACGACGAGGAGCTGGACCTCGCCGAGTTCGCCGTCCGGGTCACCGACCGGCTGGCGGTGCGCTGCGCCGAGACCGGGCTGGCGGTGCCGCGCCTGGTGGTGGAGCCCGGCCGCGCGGTGGCCGGCCCGTCGGCGGTGGCGGTGTACCGGGTGCTGTCGGTCAAGCACACGGCGGACGGCCGCTGCTTCGTTGCCGTGGACGGCGGGATGAGCGACAACCCGCGCCCGGCGCTGTACGGATCGCCGTACAGCGTCCGCCTGGTGGGCCGGCGGTCGGAGGCGGGCTCGGCCCGGGTGGACGTGGTCGGCCGGCACTGCGAGGCCGGCGACGTCCTGGTGCGCGGTGCCGCCCTGCCCGCCGACCTGCGACCTGGCGACCTGCTGGCCGTGCCGGCGGCCGGGGCGTACCAGCTCTCGATGGCCTCCGGCTACAACCTGGTCGGCCGCCCGGCGGTGGCGGCGGTGCGGGACGGTCGGGCCCGGCTGCTGATCAGGCGGGAGACGGTCGAGGACCTCCGCCTGCGGGAGGTCGGCCGGTAG
- a CDS encoding ArsR/SmtB family transcription factor: protein MSHQPDEDVQRISTPLQHTALAHPVRQRLLFALSARPSTISRLAAQLGVNKGSVSHHLKVLCEAGLVQDAGTRTVRGGTEKYYRRTAERLLVPEPQAEGTAALFGAIAQELDRSPVDHLLALRHVRLSPAKAARLAEALAALVDETEEDPEGEPVHGLLVTLYQQAGA from the coding sequence GTGAGTCATCAACCAGACGAAGACGTGCAGCGGATCAGCACGCCGCTGCAGCACACTGCACTCGCCCACCCGGTGCGCCAGCGCCTGCTCTTCGCCCTGAGCGCCCGGCCGTCCACGATCAGCCGACTCGCCGCACAGCTGGGGGTGAACAAGGGCAGCGTGTCCCACCACCTGAAGGTGCTGTGCGAGGCCGGGCTGGTCCAGGACGCGGGAACGCGAACGGTGCGCGGCGGCACCGAGAAATACTACCGGCGGACCGCCGAACGACTCCTCGTCCCCGAACCGCAGGCCGAGGGCACGGCCGCGCTGTTCGGCGCCATCGCCCAGGAGTTGGACCGCTCACCCGTCGACCACCTCCTGGCGCTGCGCCACGTCCGGCTCAGCCCGGCCAAGGCGGCGCGGCTCGCCGAGGCGCTGGCCGCACTGGTCGACGAGACGGAGGAGGATCCGGAGGGCGAGCCGGTGCACGGCCTGCTGGTGACGCTCTACCAGCAGGCCGGCGCGTAG
- a CDS encoding S41 family peptidase, translating into MAEQSWTPPFVPGARFGADKPVYVLTSGTTFSAGEELAYDLQQLGRAEIVGEPTRGGAHPREGWTVHPHLELSVPVARAVNPVSGTNWEGTGVRPDVPCDAGAALDRALELAVARRA; encoded by the coding sequence GTGGCCGAGCAGTCCTGGACGCCCCCGTTCGTCCCGGGTGCCCGCTTCGGCGCGGACAAGCCGGTCTACGTGCTGACCAGCGGAACCACCTTCTCCGCGGGCGAGGAACTCGCGTACGACCTGCAGCAGCTCGGCCGCGCCGAGATCGTCGGAGAGCCCACCCGGGGCGGCGCCCACCCGCGCGAGGGCTGGACGGTGCACCCGCACCTGGAGCTCAGCGTGCCCGTCGCCCGCGCGGTCAACCCGGTCTCGGGCACCAACTGGGAGGGTACCGGCGTCCGCCCCGACGTCCCGTGCGACGCCGGGGCGGCACTCGACCGCGCGCTGGAGCTGGCCGTGGCGCGCCGGGCCTGA
- a CDS encoding extracellular solute-binding protein, which yields MSHLSRRDLLRASGAGLLALAAGGTLAACGDSGSGGASGGDAETGTVTVWSWATAAEALRGIVPAFEQDNPGIKIDVQDIGNPAIWDKITVGLAAGGQGLGDVLHIGCDYLPGYLEKFPGGLADLSALGADAHKDKFAKGLWPVVTGKDGHAYALPWEVNPLGFFYRKDYFDKAGIDPASLATWDDLIAAADRFKAANPGTYLIGINKTANPDPDLDFLQSLMQLQGAFYFDLQGKVTLASEPDVRALTIVKRLHEAGLVGDASGDQGWRNLMKAGKLAVAPMPAWAAHYLETKFADQSGNWRLTKPPAVTPGGKRTALVNSTHLAVAASSPRRRAAWKFVEYALTRPASVNAMFTAGGVFPALTAAYTDPTYAKPSAYFGGDSPLKTFAELATDGGDPTNYSGDYARALKLASDAQTKVFLKDGDPAAVLQDAAKQLAQQTGRTIA from the coding sequence ATGTCACACCTTTCCCGACGCGACCTGCTCCGCGCCTCCGGAGCCGGCCTGCTGGCCCTCGCCGCCGGCGGCACCCTCGCGGCCTGCGGCGACTCCGGCTCCGGCGGCGCCTCGGGCGGGGACGCCGAGACCGGGACGGTCACCGTCTGGTCCTGGGCGACGGCCGCCGAGGCCCTGCGCGGGATCGTCCCGGCCTTCGAGCAGGACAACCCCGGCATCAAGATCGACGTCCAGGACATCGGCAACCCGGCCATCTGGGACAAGATCACCGTCGGTCTGGCGGCCGGCGGCCAGGGCCTCGGCGACGTCCTGCACATCGGCTGCGACTACCTGCCCGGCTACCTGGAGAAGTTCCCGGGAGGCCTGGCCGACCTCTCCGCGCTCGGTGCCGACGCCCACAAGGACAAGTTCGCCAAGGGCCTGTGGCCGGTCGTCACCGGCAAGGACGGCCACGCCTACGCCCTGCCCTGGGAGGTCAACCCGCTCGGCTTCTTCTACCGCAAGGACTACTTCGACAAGGCGGGCATCGACCCCGCCTCCCTCGCCACCTGGGACGACCTGATCGCCGCCGCCGACCGGTTCAAGGCCGCCAACCCCGGCACCTACCTCATCGGCATCAACAAGACCGCCAACCCCGACCCCGACCTCGACTTCCTGCAGTCCCTGATGCAGCTCCAGGGCGCCTTCTACTTCGACCTCCAGGGGAAGGTCACCCTCGCCTCCGAGCCGGACGTGCGCGCCCTGACCATCGTCAAGCGCCTGCACGAGGCCGGACTGGTCGGCGACGCCTCCGGCGACCAGGGCTGGCGCAACCTGATGAAGGCCGGCAAGCTCGCCGTCGCCCCGATGCCCGCCTGGGCCGCGCACTACCTGGAGACCAAGTTCGCCGACCAGAGCGGCAACTGGCGTCTCACCAAGCCCCCGGCCGTCACCCCCGGCGGCAAGCGCACCGCCCTGGTCAACTCCACCCACCTGGCCGTCGCCGCCTCCAGCCCGCGCCGCCGCGCCGCCTGGAAGTTCGTCGAGTACGCCCTCACCCGCCCCGCCTCCGTCAACGCCATGTTCACCGCCGGCGGCGTCTTCCCCGCCCTCACCGCGGCCTACACCGACCCGACGTACGCCAAGCCCAGCGCCTACTTCGGCGGCGACTCCCCGCTGAAGACCTTCGCCGAACTCGCCACCGACGGCGGCGACCCCACCAACTACTCCGGCGACTACGCCCGTGCCCTCAAGCTCGCCAGCGACGCCCAGACCAAGGTCTTCCTCAAGGACGGCGACCCGGCCGCCGTCCTCCAGGACGCCGCCAAGCAGCTCGCCCAGCAGACCGGACGCACGATCGCATGA
- a CDS encoding carbohydrate ABC transporter permease, translated as MTAATTPSTAGPSAAAPGPTFVKSATVRARRSAPRRSRRRRTALPYLLLAPALITFGIFKAYPVVSSLLLSFTTGSGTATRAAGLANYRRLLDDPLFWTALRNTGEILVVQVPLMLGLALLMAVGINSALVRWRTVWRLGVFMPAVTGLVATGVMFSFLLNTDNGAVNRLLQAVGLSGVDWLGQPFWARMAVVLVLTWHYTGYNAVIYLAGLQSIPKELYEAAMVDGAGPVRRFTAITVPALRPVLLFTIVLSTIGTLQLFDEPYVLTGGGPDNATLTVSMYLYQNGFRYFDFGYASAIAYALTLLVSVLGAVQMRLMGERDR; from the coding sequence ATGACCGCCGCCACCACCCCGTCCACCGCAGGACCATCCGCCGCCGCCCCGGGGCCGACCTTCGTCAAGTCCGCCACCGTACGAGCCCGCCGCTCCGCCCCCCGCCGTTCCCGCCGGCGCCGCACCGCCCTGCCGTACCTGCTGCTCGCCCCCGCCCTGATCACCTTCGGGATCTTCAAGGCCTACCCCGTCGTCTCCTCCCTGCTGCTCTCCTTCACCACCGGCTCCGGCACCGCCACCCGCGCCGCCGGACTCGCCAACTACCGCCGCCTGCTGGACGATCCGCTGTTCTGGACGGCCCTGCGCAACACCGGCGAGATCCTGGTCGTGCAGGTCCCGCTGATGCTCGGACTGGCCCTGCTGATGGCCGTCGGCATCAACTCGGCACTCGTGCGCTGGCGTACGGTGTGGCGGCTCGGCGTCTTCATGCCCGCCGTCACCGGCCTGGTCGCCACCGGCGTGATGTTCAGCTTCCTGCTCAACACCGACAACGGCGCGGTCAACCGGCTGCTGCAGGCGGTCGGTCTGTCCGGCGTCGACTGGCTCGGGCAGCCGTTCTGGGCCCGGATGGCCGTCGTCCTGGTGCTCACCTGGCACTACACCGGCTACAACGCCGTCATCTACCTCGCCGGACTTCAGTCCATCCCCAAGGAGTTGTACGAGGCCGCGATGGTCGACGGCGCCGGCCCCGTCCGCCGCTTCACCGCGATCACCGTCCCCGCGCTGCGCCCGGTGCTGCTGTTCACGATCGTGCTGTCCACCATCGGCACGCTGCAACTCTTCGACGAGCCCTACGTGTTGACCGGCGGCGGCCCGGACAACGCGACCCTGACCGTCTCCATGTACCTGTACCAGAACGGCTTCCGGTACTTCGACTTCGGCTACGCCTCCGCCATCGCCTACGCGCTCACCCTGCTGGTGTCGGTGCTCGGTGCGGTGCAGATGCGCCTGATGGGGGAGCGTGACCGATGA
- a CDS encoding carbohydrate ABC transporter permease produces MNLKKLRGWPLTFLLAAITGLSVGPFYWLVMATTRKDTEIFDWPPSLLPGGHLGDNLDRLDRRIGLLRVVGNSLLVAGIQTLGALVVALLAGYAFAKFRFRGRTLLFALLLSTLVVPEQVMLVPLFKMMMSFGLLDTYQALILPGLCVPFAIFLMRQSLAGLPDELLDAARVDGAGEFRVLWSVVVPVMRPVLAALSIFLFLGSWNQFVWPLIALRSPGMHTLPVALATLHGNQSTTDYGAILSGTALSTLPMMVLFLVLQRQFISGLLAGATKG; encoded by the coding sequence ATGAACCTCAAGAAGCTGCGCGGCTGGCCGCTGACCTTCCTGCTCGCCGCGATCACCGGGCTCTCCGTCGGCCCGTTCTACTGGCTGGTGATGGCCACCACCCGCAAGGACACCGAGATCTTCGACTGGCCGCCGTCGCTGCTGCCCGGCGGACACCTCGGGGACAACCTCGACCGGCTCGACCGGAGGATCGGCCTGCTCCGGGTGGTCGGCAACTCCCTGCTGGTGGCGGGGATCCAGACGCTGGGCGCCCTCGTCGTCGCGCTGCTCGCGGGCTACGCCTTCGCCAAGTTCCGCTTCCGCGGCCGGACCCTGCTCTTCGCGCTGCTGCTCTCCACCCTGGTGGTGCCCGAACAGGTCATGCTGGTACCGCTGTTCAAGATGATGATGAGCTTCGGCCTGCTGGACACCTACCAGGCGCTCATCCTGCCCGGCCTGTGCGTGCCCTTCGCGATCTTCCTGATGCGCCAGTCGCTGGCCGGCCTGCCGGACGAACTCCTGGACGCGGCAAGGGTCGACGGCGCCGGCGAGTTCCGGGTGCTGTGGAGCGTCGTCGTGCCGGTCATGCGGCCCGTGTTGGCAGCCCTCTCGATCTTCCTCTTCCTGGGCTCCTGGAACCAGTTCGTCTGGCCGCTGATCGCCCTGCGCAGCCCCGGGATGCACACCCTGCCCGTCGCCCTGGCCACCCTGCACGGCAACCAGAGCACCACCGACTACGGCGCGATCCTCTCCGGCACCGCGCTGTCCACCCTGCCGATGATGGTCCTCTTCCTGGTCCTCCAACGGCAGTTCATCTCCGGCCTGCTGGCCGGCGCCACGAAGGGATGA